In the Numida meleagris isolate 19003 breed g44 Domestic line chromosome 5, NumMel1.0, whole genome shotgun sequence genome, one interval contains:
- the LYPD1 gene encoding ly6/PLAUR domain-containing protein 1 produces the protein MRLFLLAATFCGLCLAPGFGLQIQCYQCEEFQLNNDCSSPEFIVNCTVNVQDMCQKEVMEKSFGIMYRKSCASSAACLIASAGYQSFCSPGKVNSVCISCCNTPLCNGPRPKKRGNSGAVPRAHMTTTALLLKLSLLFLYC, from the exons ATGCGGCTCTTCCTCCTCGCCGCTACTTTCTGCGGACTGTGTCTGGCTCCAG GTTTCGGTTTGCAAATACAGTGCTACCAGTGTGAGGAGTTCCAGCTAAACAATGACTGCTCCTCTCCAGAGTTCATTGTGAATTGTACCGTGAACGTGCAAGATATGTGTCAGAAAGAAGTAATGGAGAAAAGTTTTG GAATCATGTATCGCAAATCCTGCGCATCTTCAGCAGCGTGTCTGATAGCTTCTGCTGGATACCAGTCATTCTGCTCTCCTGGGAAAGTGAACTCTGTGTGCATCAGCTGCTGCAACACTCCGCTCTGCAACGGACCTCGGCCGAAGAAGAGGGGGAATTCTGGTGCGGTGCCGAGGGCGCACATGACAACCACCGCTCTGCTCCTTAAACTGTCTCTCTTGTTTTTGTATTGCTAA